One Desulfovibrio sp. ZJ209 genomic window carries:
- a CDS encoding FlxA-like family protein, whose amino-acid sequence MEISGAYSSNALWNLDAVSAVDGERSSTSRGSRSGSGDTAEISDEAKRLYSEMIHKYDQPSSTSASQDGGDDGQSGGEGAPAGGGGGAGGASSSSGNDAESIRKQIQALKSQLMSLTSNLTGGAADAGVTGKIDALQSQIAALEAQLNEMEQAG is encoded by the coding sequence ATGGAAATCAGCGGAGCCTACAGTTCAAACGCCCTCTGGAACCTCGACGCCGTGAGCGCGGTGGACGGGGAAAGAAGTTCCACGAGCCGCGGCTCGCGCTCAGGCTCCGGCGACACGGCGGAAATTTCCGACGAGGCGAAGCGCCTCTACTCCGAAATGATCCACAAATACGACCAGCCTTCCTCCACCAGCGCCTCGCAGGACGGCGGCGATGACGGCCAGTCCGGCGGTGAAGGCGCGCCCGCCGGGGGCGGAGGCGGCGCGGGTGGGGCTTCCTCCTCGTCGGGCAATGATGCCGAAAGCATCCGCAAGCAGATCCAGGCCCTGAAAAGCCAGCTCATGAGCCTGACCTCCAACCTCACGGGCGGCGCGGCGGACGCGGGCGTGACCGGCAAGATCGACGCCCTCCAGTCCCAGATAGCGGCCCTGGAGGCACAGCTCAACGAAATGGAGCAGGCGGGCTAG
- a CDS encoding YgjP-like metallopeptidase domain-containing protein produces the protein MPFVLASGEVLTATVRRSAKSRRPRLSLSPRGALSLVIPAAWPLARARALVPDFLPWLERAWPRFAASRPKPALPEKIALPLAGRELSVVAGGDFAAGRAASAGAASLVRLGAGSRRVLLLELGEDLRLFGATDDLALGAQALGRWCRAEANRLLPPHVEALARAHGFAPPAVSVRDQRSRWGSCSRGRGGATEPHIQLNWRALLLPPPLLDHLCFHELCHLRHMDHSPAYRAELARVSPDWARLERGLSRAWRELPFWALPQDAPPRG, from the coding sequence GTGCCCTTTGTGCTCGCGAGCGGCGAAGTGCTCACGGCAACGGTGCGCCGCTCGGCCAAAAGCCGCCGCCCGCGGCTGTCCCTCTCGCCCCGGGGCGCGCTTTCGCTCGTCATCCCGGCCGCGTGGCCGCTCGCCCGCGCGCGGGCGCTGGTGCCCGACTTCCTCCCCTGGCTTGAGCGCGCCTGGCCGCGCTTCGCCGCCTCGCGCCCCAAGCCCGCGCTGCCCGAGAAGATCGCGCTGCCGCTGGCCGGCCGGGAGCTTTCGGTGGTCGCCGGCGGAGATTTCGCCGCCGGCCGCGCGGCCAGCGCCGGGGCCGCGTCCCTCGTGCGTCTGGGCGCGGGAAGCCGCCGCGTGCTCCTGCTGGAACTTGGGGAAGATCTGCGCCTCTTCGGCGCCACCGACGACCTCGCCCTTGGCGCGCAGGCCCTCGGCCGCTGGTGCCGGGCCGAGGCGAACCGTCTCTTGCCGCCGCATGTGGAGGCGCTGGCGCGGGCGCATGGTTTCGCGCCGCCGGCGGTCTCGGTGCGCGACCAGCGCTCCCGCTGGGGAAGCTGCTCACGCGGGCGCGGCGGCGCGACCGAGCCCCATATCCAGCTCAACTGGCGCGCGCTCCTCCTCCCCCCGCCGCTGCTCGATCACCTCTGTTTCCACGAGCTCTGCCACCTGCGCCACATGGATCATTCCCCGGCCTACCGCGCCGAGCTCGCGCGCGTCTCGCCCGACTGGGCCCGGCTCGAGCGCGGGCTTTCCCGCGCCTGGCGCGAGCTCCCCTTCTGGGCCCTGCCGCAGGACGCGCCCCCGCGCGGCTGA
- the thiC gene encoding phosphomethylpyrimidine synthase ThiC: protein MASTLLSKNAALAGLCERHLAMLAREEALDTALILEALDAGTMAFLGNPAHPGLRPILVGQPARVKVNANLGTSPLSSCMETERAKIAAAARAGADTIMDLSIAGDLDAIRREMLAAWQLPLGTVPMYAVGQQLLDAGRDIASMKPDDLFAEIEKQARQGVDFVTVHCGLSRRGAELAVAGGREMGIVSRGGSMLARWMLENDRENPLLEEFDRLIDISLKHNLVLSLGDGLRPGAGADAGDAAQWEEVINLGVLARRALERGVQCMIEGPGHVPLNQVRTQIEGIKRLTHGAPLYVLGPLCCDSAPGYDHIAGAIGGALGVEAGVDFLCYLTPAEHLTLPDAADVAAGVMASRVAAQVGEVALGRPGAVAREKAMNAARRALDWDGMAKAAIDPEQLAKRREPHKGEEVCAMCGKFCAVKMLRETKAKKG, encoded by the coding sequence ATGGCATCAACTCTGTTATCCAAAAACGCGGCGCTGGCCGGGCTGTGCGAGCGGCATCTCGCCATGCTCGCCCGCGAGGAGGCCCTTGATACGGCCCTCATCCTCGAGGCGCTGGACGCGGGCACCATGGCCTTTTTGGGCAATCCCGCCCACCCGGGGCTTCGGCCCATCCTCGTGGGCCAGCCCGCGCGGGTGAAGGTCAACGCCAATCTCGGCACCTCGCCCTTGAGCTCCTGCATGGAGACCGAGCGCGCCAAGATCGCCGCCGCGGCCAGGGCCGGCGCCGACACCATCATGGACCTCTCCATCGCGGGCGACCTCGACGCCATCCGGCGGGAAATGCTCGCCGCGTGGCAGCTGCCGCTCGGCACGGTGCCCATGTACGCGGTGGGCCAGCAGCTCCTCGACGCCGGGCGCGACATCGCCTCCATGAAGCCGGACGACCTCTTCGCGGAAATCGAGAAACAGGCCCGGCAGGGCGTGGACTTTGTCACCGTGCATTGCGGGCTCTCGCGGCGCGGGGCCGAGCTTGCCGTGGCGGGCGGCCGCGAGATGGGCATCGTCTCGCGCGGCGGCTCCATGCTGGCGCGCTGGATGCTGGAAAATGACCGGGAAAACCCGCTGCTGGAAGAGTTCGACCGCCTCATCGACATCAGCCTCAAGCACAATCTCGTGCTCTCGCTGGGCGACGGCCTGCGGCCCGGCGCCGGCGCGGACGCGGGCGACGCGGCCCAGTGGGAGGAGGTCATCAACCTCGGCGTCCTCGCGAGGCGCGCGCTCGAGCGCGGCGTGCAGTGCATGATCGAGGGGCCGGGCCATGTGCCGCTCAACCAGGTGCGCACGCAGATAGAGGGCATCAAGCGCCTCACCCACGGGGCGCCGCTCTATGTGCTGGGGCCGCTCTGCTGCGACAGCGCGCCCGGCTACGACCACATCGCCGGGGCCATCGGCGGCGCGCTCGGCGTGGAGGCCGGGGTGGATTTCCTCTGCTACCTCACGCCGGCCGAGCACCTGACCCTGCCCGATGCCGCGGATGTGGCCGCCGGGGTCATGGCCTCGCGCGTGGCCGCGCAGGTGGGCGAGGTGGCGCTGGGGCGGCCGGGCGCCGTGGCGCGCGAAAAGGCCATGAACGCGGCGCGCAGGGCGCTGGACTGGGACGGCATGGCGAAAGCCGCCATCGACCCGGAACAGCTCGCCAAGCGGCGCGAGCCGCACAAGGGCGAGGAGGTCTGCGCCATGTGCGGCAAGTTCTGCGCGGTCAAGATGTTGCGGGAGACCAAGGCCAAGAAGGGCTAA
- a CDS encoding protoporphyrinogen oxidase, translating into MPRTAFAALLLLLLFSLPGGAAAQNAETPATQTPDTSAQGTPGERSFSRFAAQLPPGWDGEERTGFSSGAPEEYMLVLGVQDEAAERFLAQVSVFVLPNRKGSTARDFARGMAELQGDATEPREEGRFWIFEGEPRTQALRGRATTRVAATPERLLILITQDPENLGGKEVAASLRGLDDETRALLGR; encoded by the coding sequence ATGCCCAGAACCGCTTTTGCCGCCCTTCTGCTGCTGCTCCTGTTCAGCCTCCCCGGTGGGGCGGCTGCGCAAAACGCCGAAACGCCCGCCACACAGACCCCAGACACATCCGCGCAAGGCACACCGGGCGAGCGCAGCTTCAGCCGCTTCGCCGCGCAGCTCCCCCCGGGGTGGGACGGCGAGGAACGCACGGGCTTCAGCAGCGGCGCGCCCGAGGAATACATGCTCGTGCTCGGCGTGCAGGACGAGGCGGCCGAGCGCTTTCTCGCGCAGGTGAGCGTATTCGTGCTGCCCAACCGCAAGGGGAGCACGGCCCGGGACTTCGCGCGCGGGATGGCCGAACTTCAGGGCGACGCCACGGAACCGCGCGAGGAGGGCCGCTTCTGGATCTTCGAGGGCGAGCCGCGCACCCAGGCCCTGCGCGGGCGCGCCACCACCCGCGTCGCCGCCACGCCGGAGCGCCTGCTCATCCTCATCACGCAGGACCCGGAAAATCTCGGTGGCAAAGAGGTCGCGGCCAGCCTGCGCGGCCTGGACGACGAGACGCGCGCCCTGCTCGGCCGCTGA
- a CDS encoding spidroin-2, with the protein MTPDTALIFWHWGASLLGIAANAAATLPLMAALALILGRRGHAAFCLGGGASLAGLGLALSAAWPTLVIGDALAQLSQVPGAPLARRLGAFFTPAGAGISLGVALWCGGILCAWIGRRACLRKGASLPPGTDSYSARAIRLPLAALFAAAGCALAAFALRNWPFAGLPPGMDFSRAAGAVLKHACRAYFTAFSSGGAVGLIVAALVARRGWRAAPLSAAEAAGAVRWCAVWAVAGAVPQLLERWGVALGLLLRRGSALPGETHAALFQLAALCLLTLAVAAWAAILAARAPLGRLALAPAGLGLLILSASAPWALRLLVT; encoded by the coding sequence ATGACCCCCGACACGGCCCTGATCTTCTGGCACTGGGGCGCCAGCCTGCTCGGCATCGCGGCCAATGCCGCCGCCACGCTGCCCCTCATGGCGGCGCTCGCCCTCATCCTCGGGCGGCGCGGGCATGCCGCCTTCTGCCTTGGCGGGGGCGCATCCCTCGCCGGCCTCGGCCTTGCGCTTTCGGCCGCGTGGCCCACGCTCGTCATCGGCGACGCCCTCGCCCAGCTCTCCCAGGTGCCGGGCGCGCCGCTCGCGCGGCGCCTCGGCGCCTTTTTCACGCCGGCCGGCGCGGGCATCAGCCTGGGCGTGGCCCTGTGGTGCGGCGGCATCCTCTGCGCGTGGATCGGCCGGCGCGCCTGTCTGCGCAAGGGCGCCAGCCTGCCCCCGGGGACGGACAGCTACAGCGCCCGGGCCATCCGCCTGCCGCTTGCGGCGCTGTTCGCCGCCGCTGGCTGCGCGCTGGCGGCATTCGCGCTCCGCAACTGGCCTTTCGCCGGGCTGCCGCCCGGGATGGACTTCTCACGCGCGGCCGGCGCCGTGCTCAAGCATGCCTGCCGCGCCTATTTCACGGCCTTCAGCTCCGGCGGCGCCGTGGGGCTCATAGTGGCAGCCCTTGTGGCGCGCCGGGGCTGGCGCGCCGCCCCGCTCAGCGCCGCAGAGGCCGCTGGCGCCGTGCGCTGGTGCGCCGTGTGGGCCGTGGCCGGGGCCGTGCCGCAGCTCCTCGAGCGCTGGGGCGTGGCCTTGGGGCTCTTGCTGCGCAGGGGGAGCGCCCTCCCCGGCGAGACGCACGCGGCGCTCTTCCAGCTGGCGGCGCTCTGCCTGCTCACGCTCGCCGTCGCGGCGTGGGCGGCTATACTCGCGGCCCGCGCGCCGCTGGGGCGCCTTGCGCTGGCGCCGGCCGGCCTCGGGCTCCTCATCCTTTCCGCAAGCGCCCCGTGGGCGCTCCGCCTGCTTGTCACCTGA
- a CDS encoding RNA-binding protein — translation MSKSIYVGNLPWSATEEQVQDLFSEYGNVLSVKLVSDRETGRARGFGFVEMEDGDADAAIEALDNVSFGGRTLRVNEAKPRAPRPPRY, via the coding sequence ATGTCCAAGTCCATCTATGTGGGGAACCTTCCCTGGTCGGCCACCGAGGAGCAGGTGCAGGATCTGTTTTCCGAGTACGGCAATGTCCTGAGCGTCAAGCTCGTCAGCGACAGGGAAACGGGCCGCGCCCGCGGCTTCGGCTTTGTGGAAATGGAAGACGGCGACGCCGATGCCGCCATCGAAGCGCTGGATAACGTCAGCTTCGGGGGCCGTACCCTGCGCGTCAACGAAGCCAAACCCCGGGCCCCGCGTCCTCCCCGCTACTAA
- the eno gene encoding phosphopyruvate hydratase has product MSTIVSVHGREILDSRGNPTVEVEVSLESGINARAAVPSGASTGSREALEMRDGDKKRYGGKGVTRAVEHVNNEIAQALVGMDALRQVQVDNTLIDLDGTDNKSRLGANAMLGASMACARAAATFLGLPLYKYIGGINAKVLPAPMMNIINGGAHAPNNLDIQEFMIMPLGAMSFRDSLRMGAEIFHTLAAILKADGHVTSVGDEGGFAPNLKNHDEAFSYIIRAIEEAGYNPGGEVALAIDAASSEFYKDGKYVCEGKSFTSAEMAEWLAEFTRKYPLISIEDGMAENDWDGWSLLTSTLGENVQLVGDDLFVTNPSILAEGIAAGVANSILIKLNQIGTVTETLDTIEMAKEAAYTTVVSHRSGETEDSFIADLAVGVNAGQIKTGSLSRSDRMSKYNQLLRIEEELGDDAEFFGPMLAEYYALGHGDA; this is encoded by the coding sequence ATGAGCACCATTGTCTCCGTCCATGGCCGCGAGATTCTTGACTCGCGCGGCAATCCCACCGTGGAAGTGGAAGTTTCCCTGGAGTCGGGCATCAACGCCCGCGCGGCCGTGCCCTCGGGCGCGTCCACCGGCAGCCGCGAAGCGCTCGAAATGCGCGACGGCGACAAGAAACGCTATGGCGGCAAGGGCGTCACCCGCGCCGTCGAGCACGTGAACAACGAGATCGCCCAGGCCCTCGTGGGCATGGACGCCCTGCGCCAGGTGCAGGTCGACAACACCCTCATCGACCTCGACGGCACGGACAACAAGTCCCGCCTCGGCGCCAACGCCATGCTCGGCGCCTCCATGGCCTGCGCGCGCGCCGCGGCCACCTTCCTCGGCCTGCCGCTCTACAAGTACATCGGCGGCATCAACGCCAAGGTCCTGCCCGCGCCCATGATGAACATCATCAACGGCGGCGCCCACGCGCCCAACAATCTCGACATCCAGGAATTCATGATCATGCCGCTCGGCGCCATGAGCTTCCGCGACTCGCTGCGCATGGGCGCGGAGATTTTCCACACGCTGGCCGCCATCCTCAAGGCCGACGGCCATGTGACCAGCGTGGGCGACGAGGGCGGCTTCGCCCCCAACCTCAAGAACCATGACGAGGCCTTCAGCTACATCATCCGCGCCATCGAGGAGGCCGGCTACAATCCCGGCGGCGAGGTGGCGCTGGCCATCGACGCGGCCTCGTCCGAGTTCTACAAGGACGGCAAGTACGTCTGCGAGGGCAAGAGCTTCACCAGCGCCGAGATGGCCGAATGGCTCGCCGAGTTCACGCGCAAGTACCCGCTCATCTCCATCGAGGACGGCATGGCCGAAAACGACTGGGACGGCTGGAGCCTTCTGACCTCCACCCTCGGCGAGAACGTGCAGCTCGTGGGCGACGACCTCTTCGTGACCAATCCCTCCATCCTCGCCGAGGGCATCGCCGCCGGGGTCGCCAACTCCATCCTCATCAAGCTGAACCAGATCGGCACCGTCACCGAGACCCTCGACACCATCGAGATGGCCAAGGAGGCGGCCTACACCACCGTTGTCTCCCACCGCTCGGGCGAGACGGAAGACAGCTTCATCGCCGACCTCGCCGTGGGCGTCAACGCCGGCCAGATCAAGACCGGCTCCCTCTCCCGCTCCGACCGCATGAGCAAGTACAACCAGCTTTTGCGCATCGAGGAGGAGCTGGGCGACGACGCCGAGTTCTTCGGCCCCATGCTGGCCGAATACTACGCCCTCGGGCACGGCGACGCCTAG
- a CDS encoding type III pantothenate kinase, producing MRAALLLFDVGNTSIKVGMADESHVLAAYTLPAATGQTADSLGLTLLSLLGHAGVARASLAACVASSVVPALDPLLAEAVARFVGCPLLRAVDDLPVPLENRYERPAEVGADRLVAAYAARRQFPEAASLVVADFGTALTLDCVSGEAYLGGLIFPGPATAMAALSSHAAKLPPVSMDVSAEEPTPGRDTVTSIRHGLFFGYVSISEGLCGRLGRQMPGPVTTVATGGFAAAIAQASPVFDAVLPQLLLEGLRRLYYEDQACDASKSGPAGKKE from the coding sequence ATGCGGGCGGCACTTCTCCTGTTCGATGTGGGCAATACGTCCATCAAGGTGGGCATGGCCGACGAGAGCCATGTGCTCGCCGCCTACACCCTCCCCGCCGCCACGGGCCAGACGGCCGACAGCCTCGGGCTCACCCTGCTCTCCCTGCTCGGGCATGCGGGCGTGGCGCGGGCCTCGCTTGCGGCCTGCGTGGCCTCCTCGGTGGTGCCGGCGCTCGACCCGCTGCTCGCCGAGGCCGTGGCCCGCTTTGTGGGCTGCCCGCTCCTGCGGGCCGTGGACGATCTCCCGGTGCCGCTCGAAAACCGCTACGAGCGCCCGGCCGAAGTGGGCGCCGACCGCCTGGTGGCGGCCTATGCGGCCAGGCGCCAGTTTCCCGAAGCGGCGTCCCTCGTGGTGGCCGATTTCGGCACCGCCCTCACCCTCGACTGCGTGAGCGGCGAGGCCTACCTTGGCGGGCTCATCTTTCCCGGGCCCGCCACGGCCATGGCCGCGCTCTCGAGCCACGCCGCCAAGCTCCCGCCGGTGAGCATGGACGTGAGCGCCGAGGAGCCCACCCCGGGCCGCGACACGGTGACGAGCATCCGCCACGGGCTTTTCTTCGGCTATGTGAGCATCAGCGAGGGCCTTTGCGGCCGCCTCGGGCGGCAGATGCCCGGCCCGGTGACGACGGTCGCCACAGGGGGCTTCGCCGCCGCCATCGCCCAGGCGAGCCCGGTATTTGACGCGGTTTTGCCGCAGCTCCTCCTCGAGGGGCTGAGGCGCCTTTACTATGAAGATCAGGCGTGTGACGCCAGCAAATCCGGCCCGGCCGGCAAAAAGGAGTAG